A single genomic interval of Bradyrhizobium japonicum USDA 6 harbors:
- a CDS encoding small ribosomal subunit Rsm22 family protein yields MMISPTLPTELKAALDGKLQGFSRTDAAQRSQKISTAYRAGGTSGTIKSDADALAYALARMPATYAAVAASLNALTEMAPDLAPETLLDVGAGPGTASWAAAEAFPSLQDFTLLDANATLSRLALELARDSTRLADCRYLPGDAGANLAEVSQADLVVASYVIGELSETDQRKLAETMWAKARHALVVIEPGTPAGYARILALRQQLIALGAYVAAPCPHEKPCPLTAPDWCHFSQRLPRSQAHRQIKGADVPFEDERFIYIALTRTAPATRAARVLAPADVGKAEITAKLCTEGGLAITKVPRRDKAAYANARRWRWGDAVIAES; encoded by the coding sequence ATGATGATCTCACCCACCCTCCCCACCGAACTGAAAGCCGCCCTCGACGGCAAGCTCCAGGGCTTCTCCCGCACCGACGCCGCACAGCGCTCGCAAAAAATCTCGACCGCCTATCGCGCAGGTGGCACCTCCGGCACGATCAAGTCCGACGCCGACGCGCTTGCCTATGCGCTGGCGCGGATGCCGGCGACCTATGCGGCCGTGGCGGCCAGCCTGAATGCGCTGACCGAGATGGCGCCGGACCTCGCCCCGGAAACCCTGCTCGACGTCGGCGCGGGCCCGGGCACCGCGAGCTGGGCCGCTGCCGAGGCCTTTCCGTCGCTGCAGGATTTTACCCTGCTCGACGCCAACGCCACACTCAGCCGTCTCGCGCTCGAACTGGCGCGCGACAGCACGCGGCTCGCCGATTGCCGCTATCTGCCTGGCGACGCCGGCGCCAACCTCGCCGAGGTCTCGCAAGCCGATCTCGTCGTCGCGAGCTACGTGATCGGCGAGCTCAGCGAGACCGATCAGCGCAAGCTGGCGGAAACGATGTGGGCGAAAGCACGCCACGCGCTGGTCGTGATCGAGCCCGGCACACCGGCAGGCTACGCGCGCATCCTCGCGCTGCGCCAGCAGCTGATCGCGCTCGGTGCCTATGTCGCCGCGCCCTGCCCGCACGAAAAGCCGTGCCCGCTCACCGCACCCGACTGGTGCCATTTCAGCCAGCGCCTGCCGCGCTCGCAGGCACATCGGCAGATCAAGGGCGCCGACGTGCCGTTCGAGGACGAGCGCTTCATCTACATCGCCCTGACCCGGACAGCGCCCGCAACACGTGCCGCGCGCGTGCTGGCGCCAGCGGATGTCGGCAAGGCCGAGATCACAGCGAAGCTCTGTACGGAGGGCGGCCTCGCCATCACCAAGGTCCCGCGGCGCGACAAGGCCGCCTATGCAAACGC